A segment of the Catenuloplanes nepalensis genome:
TGCGACCGGACCTGCTGGGCCTCCTCCACGACCGCGAGCCGCTGCTCGAACTCGATCAGGAACTGGGCGATCAGCGTGACGCTGCCGAGCAGGATGGAGAGCGCGATCGCAAGGATCTGCGGCTGCTCGAAAAGGTCGGTGACCAGGTAGGTCAGCGCGCCGATAGCCAGCGTGACCGCGACCCGCCGCACCACCCGAGACCGGGCTGCGGTCTGCATCAGACACGCACCCCGGCCGTGGCGGACAGCGCCTCGACCGTGCCGACCGAGAGCTGATCGCGGATCCGGGAGACCAGCGTCGCCCAGTGCCGGGTGAAGCCGGGCCGGCGCTCCAGCGACTCCCAGACCGCGGCCATCTCGTCGTCCAGCCGGGCCGCGGGCATCCACAGGTGGAGCAGCGTGTCGATCGCCGGGGCCAGCCGGGGCAGCGTCTCCTCCCGCGTCCGGACGCCGAGCGCGCTCGCGTCGATCACCTCGATCAGCGAGCTGAGCAGCCAGTCGTGCCGTGCGACGTCCGCGCAGAGGTCGGCGATCCGGGCCGCGGGCAGCTCCGGCAGCGTGAGCCGGAGCGTGCGCAGGTCGCCCTCGTCGACCAGGAGGTGCACCCGCCGCTCCCCCGGCATCGCGGCCCAGCGGAACCGCGTGCGGGGCACGCGCAGCGGCACCCGGCGGTCGAGCCGGGGCGAGGCCTGCACCCGCTCGATCGTGCGGGCGCAGATGCCGCCGAGGTCGAGTGCGCCCGGCCCGCGCTCGGTGGTCAGGAACGCCTCGGCGAGCGTGGCCGGCGGCGTCTTCGCCAGCAGCTCCACCTGGCCGGGGCGGGAGATGTAGTGCGACCACGGCAGGCGCCGCACCTCGGCCGCGCGCTCGACCGTCGTGTATGCGGAGGCCTGCACCACGCAGCCGGCGGTGAGAACGGCACGGTGCCGGACCGTGCCGACGGCCCGGCCGGACGTCCCGGCGATCGTGCAGTCCACACCGGTGGTCAGGTCGGGTGACCACGCACAGGAGATCGGCCGCTCGGACACGCGCACCGCCTCACCGGCGACCAGGTCGAGCAGGTCCCGCGCCAGACCCGTGGTGACCGGGGTGGAGTGGCGTAACAGCCCGGTATGGATCTCTCCGAGGATCAACATGGGTTCCTTACTCGCGTGGACCCTCCGATTGCACCGCACTGCGTGTCGATAATGCAACGCTCAGTTTTTGATTGCGGCACGATACAACCCAACGCTCGCATTACAGATATATCGACGAACGACATAGCACAGATCCCTGTCGGACTACGCAGAGCCCGGATATCGTCACGGAATGACCAGCGTTCTGATCATCGGCGCCGGCGTGTCCGGTCTCACCACGGGGGTGCTGCTGGCGGAGGCCGGGATGAGTGTCCATGTGCGCACCGCGGCTCCGCCGTCGGAGTCCACGTCGTGCGCGGCCGGGGCGATTTGGGATCCGCTCTACGCAACGCACGAGCGGGTGCCACTGTGGAGCGGCGTCGCCTATCGGACATTCGCGGAGCTGGCCGTGAGTGCGCCGGACGCGGGCGTGCGGATGCTCGACGGCATCGAGGCCTCACGGACCCGCACCACCCCGGCGGAGTACGCGTCCGCGCTCCCCGGATACCGGCTGTGCGGCCCGGACGAGCTGCGGCCCGGCTTCACCGCCGGCTGGCGCTACCACGCGCCGGTCGTCGACATGCCGGTCTACCTCGAACACCTGCAGCGCCGGCTGAAGGCGGCCGGCGGCACGATGTCGATCGGCTACGCACCGCGGCTCGCGGACGTCGCCGGCGAGGCGCCCGTGGTGGTCAACTGCACCGGCCCGGGCGCGGCCTCGTTCGTGCCCGATCCGACGGTCACTCCGATCCGCGGTCAGCTCGTCGTGGTGGAGAACCCCGGTCTGGACGAGTTCTTCGCCGAGCACACCGACGACCTGCGCGAGATGACATACCTCCTGCCCCAGGGCCCGCTGCTGCTGCTCGGCGGCAGCGCGGAGCCGGGCCGGGCCGACGTCG
Coding sequences within it:
- a CDS encoding SCO2521 family protein; protein product: MLILGEIHTGLLRHSTPVTTGLARDLLDLVAGEAVRVSERPISCAWSPDLTTGVDCTIAGTSGRAVGTVRHRAVLTAGCVVQASAYTTVERAAEVRRLPWSHYISRPGQVELLAKTPPATLAEAFLTTERGPGALDLGGICARTIERVQASPRLDRRVPLRVPRTRFRWAAMPGERRVHLLVDEGDLRTLRLTLPELPAARIADLCADVARHDWLLSSLIEVIDASALGVRTREETLPRLAPAIDTLLHLWMPAARLDDEMAAVWESLERRPGFTRHWATLVSRIRDQLSVGTVEALSATAGVRV
- a CDS encoding FAD-dependent oxidoreductase, whose protein sequence is MTSVLIIGAGVSGLTTGVLLAEAGMSVHVRTAAPPSESTSCAAGAIWDPLYATHERVPLWSGVAYRTFAELAVSAPDAGVRMLDGIEASRTRTTPAEYASALPGYRLCGPDELRPGFTAGWRYHAPVVDMPVYLEHLQRRLKAAGGTMSIGYAPRLADVAGEAPVVVNCTGPGAASFVPDPTVTPIRGQLVVVENPGLDEFFAEHTDDLREMTYLLPQGPLLLLGGSAEPGRADVAEDAAVAERIKARCALIEPRITSLPVLGHRIGIRPVRDPVRVEHELVGGHHVVHNYGHGGAGVSLSWGCAAEVRELIAAL